The Silene latifolia isolate original U9 population chromosome Y, ASM4854445v1, whole genome shotgun sequence sequence ATGAAAAACACGTGTTTTATTGGAATTTAGGTAAATTTGATAATTGACGTGGTTATTGACTTTGAGGAAGAGAGGTACATATATGGTGTCGTGAATGGTAGGTCATGTGATGAATGAGAATAGTATCGGTTGAAGCCTTGGATAATGTGTTGGAAATGATTTGGGTTCGGTTATATGGTGGTGTAACTATTAAGGGTAAGAGATTGTTGAACGGAAACTAGTCGTATATGAGTGTGCGTCTCATTGTCTAGAGGTATTGATGTATTTAAGGGATTCAGGTGAAGGGTTGAAGTGTGGAATTATGTATGAACATCAAGTTGGGAATTTGGAAACACTAGAAAGATGAGTTAGCCCATACAAAGTTGTGAGTGAGTGAGTTGATTACATGAGATGACCTTGTGGACAATAGAACAATGACTGATGTGTGCTCTAGGTCGAGCCTTTGTTGATTGATTGAACTTATgcatagtgagtgagtttgggttGTATATTGAGGGATATTGTGGTTGGACATGACTTGGAAATCTTGAGTTGATAAATAAATGAGATTGAATGGTGGAAAGAAAGAAATTGAGGTATCTAAGGGTAGAATAAAGTGATAATTTGGGTTGTTCATAATTGTGAGAATATGTAAATTGAATTCAAGGATTGACGAGAATTGATAGATGATAGCAAAGATATATGAAATAGGAATATAAGAAGATATTAAGTTGAATTTGAGGTGATCAAGGAGAATTGAGGGTGCAATATGTCTAGTAAAGGTCGTAGTGAGAAATATATGGCGAAACTATTTTAAAGTTCGTGTACATGTGTATGTGGTAAGTGATGAACATATTATTATGCCGACGTCGGCCTTTTTCGGGGAGTATAATTTTGTGAGACAAAGAGATGAGGTTGCTCTTTGAAAGTCGGCTTTTGGGAATATTATTTGTGAGATAAAGTCGTGGATTTAGTATTACCAAGCTTGGTTTTCAcggtcatgagagtaagagtgtggcaCATAATGTTTGAGGATTCAATCATATTGTGGGGGTGGCCACGGTGGCAGCAGCAGGTGGTGGTTGAGGTGGTGGCTGCCGGAGTTAGGGAGGGAGTGTGCGGTTGTAAGCGAGACGGGTTTTGGGCGGGAGTTTGAATCGGGATTCagatttaattatattaaatcatACATTATATTtagttatttaattatataatttaattagattatattagtaattattttatttaattgctatatttaggtgacggttttatggAGCGGTATTATTATTGGATTTAGATTTACTTATGGAACTTActtaaaggtaggtttatcctactcagtttcgatAATGTGTCTATTTGGCAAATGAGTTGTTTATCATTAATTGCATTTAATGAGTCgataattggcatgttatacggTACCTTGCATTTATTGTGTTTGTCATATATATAGGAGGATATTGCGGTGTTGGTTGGTTACTTGTTttatggagacggaaggcggtttggagaccgtcttccgcttgagtcgcctaTTGGGGCTTCTCACCTCaataggaatgtgcacattaatgacttgagtcttGGAGGACGCGTGTGGGTGAGGCACGGCGTCTGGCAGGGGACCCGAGTCGCTCTTGGGCCCGGTACCACCGACATGTTCGGAGTACCTTGTGTGAGTATGGTTTCGTGGACATGTTCCTGGCACAAGTGGTTGTGAGTATGTCTTGGCGTGTCACCGTACCGGCATGACGGTTAGATAATTGTGTGTCgtcattcatatcatggtcatATTTTTGACTCAAGCACTTGAGTCATGTCACACTTTCTTTTATCGTtgctgacgtttgtgtgtctgtgtaattgtcacctatctttgggtggcctgtgtcgatccatatgatattctttggtcatatggggagcaggttaagtacaagtttgtttgttgacgtgatcgggattcgggccgcgctacggactttggagtcgagtacatGTCACTAGGTAGATGGCATAGACGAGTTATATTTCATTTATTAGTTTacgtttgtaataactaaacatgttatttatttaataaagtttcttaattgtaattccgatttcactgcctcggaaaaccgagatggtaacgctccaattatcttggccggatagtagGGGTGTTATAGGGTTGGTGTGCGTGTAGGAAGGTTCGAACAAGGGACCAAATGAGGTGGGAAATGGGTCGAAAATGTCATTGAAAATCGAACCCAAAATGAGCTTAAATTGAGCTAGAAATCTTGCTCAAATCACATTAAAAAACCGTCGTATAACTCGAGTTTTCATATCGAACtttataaaacgatttatattcaaaatgatttttcaaatcaaattaaataaatttcaGCAAAACATTTactctattttcaataaaataacttgggaaaaataaattcaaatttaaaaCGATAAAATGAATTCATTTATGaattaaacattaatttaaatttcatttaaattaataaaaatccATCAACGACGCCCATtatacatcgtaaaacgagctacaaataatgacaatgccaactgatgaatacatgtcgtcctatcatcatcgggggTTTAAAGGGATTTATATAAatgccaatatcgacagatacgggtatctacatatTTGCTTGCTTGGATTATTTAAGCGGAAGTTGCTAAAAGGTAGGCTAGCTACTCAACATTTAACAGCGGGGTTTTCTTAAGTATAATTATGTGACTTAATTATTTGTTATTGGCATGATATTAATCTTTTATGACGGAATAAGAGTGGCGTGCGGCTGATGGGTGTGACTTGGGTGTTATTATAGTTTGTTAACTGGTTGTTTGTATCTTATTGGTATCTTACCGTATTGCACTGGCATTGGCTTTTTAATATAATTCATGAAAGAGAAGCTTGGCATTGTGGTTAATAAAATACATGGCAATTATTTATATTAGTGACTGAATTGTGTAAGCTAGGTTATTCTGTGTTGGCAATGATATTGTGAGAGGATTATGAATTGGATAGGTCAGGCACGGCTGCGGTTGTGGACCTGAAACTGATAGGCTAGGCACAGGGATGTGGAAGAGACGTGGACCTTGGTATGGATAGGACAGGAAGGGCGCGGTGTGGTTAAGCTTGGGCTGAGAGCCTCGACAACTGACTACTCGTGATTTATTATTGAGACAGTGACATTCTGACATCGAATACATATATTGCATCGTTTATTTTATATAGCAATCATATGTTGTCGCTTTATTTATTATAGAATAATGAGGTTGACTTATGTGTTTATGTGTTCTTTTAAATTACTGTTTCCGTCATGGAAGCAGATAATAAGCAGGTATAGCTGATGATTGTGGCATGGTTGGGACGTGAGAGCTAGCTGGGACCAGAATCATCACTTTTGTTACGTTTAGTTGTCAGACTATACCATTTAGTTATCACCTTAATTATCGGATTGTAAGTTGAGGATTATTTAGCAAGTCCGTTTTGCTTGCCGTGTGATTTGTAGTCCATTTTGGACAGTTCGCTGCATTGTTTAATCTTTCATTAAAGTACCTTGAATCGTTTGTTCCTCATACTATTACCTtaggcaactgagatggtgacaccgtctttTTATTTGAGATGCCTAGCTTAATGCTCTTTGATAagtaggggtgttacaaagtggtatcagagcaacgttCCTAGGGCAAACCAATGAATTAAATGAACCTacgatgtgtctaaataaaatgaacactgGGTAGAAACTATTAGGAACCCCCTTAGCTCGGGTAAGGGAGACGTCCTTAATTCGGGTTATGGCCATTTTAGTTTTAAACCGGGCACCTCGGTGAGAGTAAAGGAGTGAGGgtagatagagtggatgctttCTTATGTGCTTCACGAGGTTTGGATGTTTAagtgtgatgaagtgtgtgtccAAAGATATGTAGGCCAATGGTGAGGCAAAGTAAGGTCGTATGGCCGAACGGTAAGTACACCGGAACAATGTTTGGTTATGAAGTGAAAGCAATCGGAATTTAAAAATGTCCAATGCCAAGTATCCACGATATATAATAATTAAACGAAACAATCATGTTGCATTGTGCAAGTATCACGTGTGCTAATGGTTATTACAAGTTTTACTGTTATTCACATGTTAGTGTGCAATATGAATTAGTGAACTTCTGTGTATAATTTGATATGAAAGCTCATATGTGGAATTCGTGCCCCTAAGGCAAGTAGAGAAATTAGATCATGATAATATGACTTATAAAAAATTTGTTGGTGAATTAGGGCCGAAAATTTCGCCCGCTTGAGGACTAATGCCGTGAAATATGGCCTCAGTTTGGGTGAAATAAATCTGACTGAGTAATTTGTTGTGGATGTAGGGATTAAtttaaattataattaagttATTAAAATGTTTGAAATAGCTCCAATAAGCACATGCTTATTGTTAGGCCCAGATTTACCCTGCCTGATCAGACAAGAATCAGGCGATTGTCCAAGCTAAGCCTGAACATAAGACATTTAATATAAAACGTTCAAACACCTGAACAGGTGCGAGCCAGGAGGGAAAGTCGGGTCAGGCGCCTATTAAGCCAGGCCTGAAAGGATTACTCATCAAGCCACATGTTAAGCACAACCAGAACGCGTCAGGAAACAGCTAAAGTTCAGAAAAGGGGTTCCTATTTACACGGGAGACTTATTGAACAAAACCCACAACAACTATAAAACAGTCAACCCAGCAGAGACAAAGGCGGCCAACTTCAGGAGTCAACCAACCTctcccgggtaaatagggcacgaggcctattTACTGGGAAAACCTAAAACAACCTTGGAGGACCGTTACAAGGGGAAGAAGACCACTATAAATAGCatagaagaagaaagaagaaagatcACTTACACACTCGCATTCTACTCTCATATTTTTAATCATAAATTACCTTAGCATTATTATTAAACAAACATATTCTATTCCTAGCTTGACATACACATTCCCCGTTAGGATACTCAAAATCATAGTAATAATCCctccaactttggtactccaactccaaCGAAATCTAAAGCAGAAGAGCTTGATTCAGACTCAGGGGATACTCCAAATGAAGAGGCCATCCCAGATCAATCTAACGCAGccataatgatggccatgctccaggaGATCCAGAAACTCCATAAGAAATTTGAGAAGATCCCTGGAGTATCTCCAACCATTGAAGAAGCCAACCTTGAAAGTTATGCTGACTCTCCCTTCATGGATGAGATAGCCAAGATAGATCAGCCTAAAAATTTTGTGGGACCATCAATGAGAATTTATGATGGAACTACAGATCCTCAAAGccatgtagcctactacaaacaaaGAATGGTGGCAGCCTCCATACCTAGTGAGTTGCGATAAGTATGCATGTGCAAGGGTTTTGGAACAACCCTGGCCGGACCTGCCCTTCAATGGTACATAAATCTGCCAAATGAAAGCATCATGTCCTTTCCAGATTTGATAAACTCGTTCAACCTTCAatttgccagcagcagggaactcGAAAAGAGATCCAGTAACCAATACAGAATCAAGCAAAATCCTGGCGAAACAATTAGAGCATTCCTgaccagattcaacaaagagaaagtatcaatCCCCATATGTAATGTTGGAACAGTCGTGGAAGCTTTCAGGTAGGGACTACCACTAGACATTGATTTCTATGACGAgctgactatgaaaccttgcctgACTTTTGAAGACGTTCAGGCAAAAGCCATTGGCTACATCAGGCTAGAAGAAGACAAAAGCTTCAAAGCTGAAACCACTGACAGTGTCTCAAGATATGAAAGATCTAACAGGAAAAGTTCTAATCCCAGAGGAAGTAGTTCCAGGCCATCCCCCTACACTAGGCCTgatagatcagaagtcaactatgatCATGAGCAAGGAGGTAACTCTTATACTTACCCGCCTattcaagaatataacttctctgttgatactgcaggattgatcaaaaggcttgacaacatgggagacattgtcaagtggcccaaAAAGACGGACAACCCAAACTCAAGAAAGGatacaacaagatggtgtgaatttcacatggacataggacatACCACAGAGGAATGCCTGGGTCTACGCAGACAAGTGGCCTACCTGTTAAAGAAAGGCTACCTGAAAGATTTGATGCCATCAAAGAGCAGGGAAAGCAGCAAATCAGGAAAGGATCGTGAAAGACCACAACGTGACCTGCCCCCAACAtcacccatctatgaagtcaaattcatcaatggaggatctgaaATCTGTAGCCTGACTAGCTCAGTTACAAAGAAAATaaccagggagtcaaaaatgaaatctcctttcaaacctagaaatttacctcaaattacttttgatgatactgatATGCAGGGAATCTCAGATGTCCATCATGATGGCCTAGTCATTACTATGCAAATTGGGACTGCACGTGTCCTGAGAATCCTAGTAGATGGTGGCAGCTCAGTCAACCTAATTATACTTGACGTATTAAATGCCATGAAGATTGATGAGAACCAGAtcataaagaaatcaaatgacctggtaggattcagtggtgaaactaAGAATACTCTGGGAGAAATCTACCTgccaacctacgttgaaggagtctcatcatatgaaagatttggagtcttGGACTGCCTTTCATCCTACAATACAATCCTAGGCAGGCTTTGGATCCATAATGTCAGAGCTATCCCCTCAACCTATCACCAATGCGTCAAAATACCGACAGAATGGGGAATAGCAaccatcaaaggtgaacaaaagtTTGCCCAGGAATGTTATATTGAATCCTTAAAACCTTCCAAgacaggtaagtctctcgcctagcaatttaagtaccctgtcaggagcacttatgtggtaGAAAcccaaatggaaacagatcaggtaatattagaccctgagtatcctgacatgcacgtactggtaggatctgatgtcacTGATAATATCAGCCAGAACAAGTATGTTTTTTTAAgaataaatcttcatgttttgccagATCCCATTTTGATTTGACTGGCATAGATGACAATGTTATTACCCATAAACTTAATATTGACACTTCATTTAAGCCTATACAGCATAAAAGGAGAAAATTTGCCCCTGAACGCAACACTATCATTaacgaagaggtggacaaactccTAGACATGGGGATGATCACGGAAGtgatgtaccctgaatggctggccAACGTGGTTGTGGTACAAAAGaggaatggcaagtggagagtttgtgtagactacactgatcttaacaaagcttgcccaaaagatccatttccactccctcatattgatgcaatggtagatgctatAGCTGGGCACGAACTActaacatttatggatgcctcaagtagattcaaccagatcaagatgcacccagctgaccaggaaaacactgcattcatcacagaatggggcatatattgctacacagtaatgccctttggcctgaaaaatgcagaggcaacctaccaacgcctggtcaaaatgatgttcaaagaccaaatcgGTGACATAATGGAGGTCTACATTaatgacatggtggtcaaatcaaagAAGGCAAAAGATCATGTAAAGGACCTGGAAATAGCCTTCAaaatcctggaagaattcaacaTGAAACTGAACccctccaaatgccactttggagtgtcTTCATGCAAATTCCTAGGATACATGGTGACAATAAGAGGGattgaagccagcccagaacagataaaagccatcctgTAGTTGGAATCTGCCAAATCAGTCAAAGATATCCAGAGACTAACAggaagagttgcagccctgaacagattcatatctAGATCATGTGAAAGATGCAGATCCTTCTATGACCTCCTCGGAAAGAACAAATCATTCAAATGGATGCCTGAACACGAGACAACCTTCCAAGAATTAAAAACCTACCTGGCTACACCTCCACTACTGGCCAAAcctaacaaaggagaacccctgacggtttaCTTATCAGTTACTGAGACTGAAGTAAGTGGAGTCCGGACCAAGGAAGTTGAAGGCCAACAAAACCctatctattatgtaagtaaaaatCTGCTGGATGCAGAAataaggtatggactacttgaaaaatatttaCTTACTTTGATTGTATCCTGCACAAAACTTAGACCTtactttgagagtcacccaataattgtcaggaccaatctgcctatcaaatctgtcctgagaaaaccTGAACTCTCAGGCataatggcaaaatggtcagtacaactaagtacttatgacataacctttgaatcCAAGACAACAATTAAATcccaggccttagcagactttgtggctgaatttAGTCCCAGCCTAGAACcggacctcataaaagaggtcaatcatcTAGACACCCAAAAACTAGGCCATGAATGAACCGTACACGTAGATGGAGCAAAAAATATGAGAGGAACTGGCCTAgaattagtactaaaatcaccacagggagacttAATAGCCCAGGCTATTAGTTTTGAATTTAAAGCAACAAACAataaagctgaatatgaagccctgctAGCTGGACTTAAGGTATGTATAGATCATGGTGTgaaaaatctcaaggtaaaaactgattcacttttaatttctaatcaagtcaaaggaacttTTGCTGCAAAGGATTCCAAAATGATTCTCTATTTAGACTATGTTAAAAACCTTGGCAAAAAATTTAGTTCAAttgacattgatcaaataccaagagacatAAACACCCAtgctgatgccctagccagcctgggatcaaatttcagcccaGCTGTATTTGATAAGACACCTATCGTTCATCTGCTAGAACCAACCATTACAAAGCCTGACCAAATCTATCCTATCAATGAGGACACAAACTcctggaccaaaccatactatgacTAGTTCATAAAGGGGATATTACCCAAAGACAGGCATGAAGCGAGGGCCCTTAGAATTAAAGCTTCCACCTATACTATTATAAATAACATTTTGTTCAAAAAGTCTCAGTCTGGACCTTATCTGCGATGTCTGGAACCTCATGAAGCCGAACAAGTTATTCaggacatacatgatggatactgtataaatcacaaaggtggcagaagcctggcaagcaaggttcTAAGGACAGGCTACTTCTTGCCAACCCTAAGGGTTGATTGCCTAGCTTACAGTTCCAAGTGTGAAGCCTGCCAACTTCATTCTCCATTCTCCATtcatccatcaaccatcagagctactacactccatctcagctccctggccatttatgaagtgtgGAATGGATATTGTAGGCAAACTACCCCAAGCTCCTGGACAAAAAGtctacatgttagccatgactgactacttctcaaaatggatAGAGGCTGACTGATACAGACAAGTCAAGGAGAatgatgtcatatcattcatcaaacgtaatatcatatgtagatatggcatcccctcagaaatagtttgtgacaatggtaatcagttcgtgggaaaaaggacaatggctttctgtgcacaatggaatatcaacctagtaacctctacaccaggctatccaaaagccaacggccaggctgaatccagcaacaGGGTGGTAACCAGCTGCCTAAAGAAAAaactaaaaagaagaaaagacagaagggctgaagaacttcctttagtcctctgggctgacagaactacacctaaaacatccacatGCCAGACCCCTTACCCCCTTGTCTATagctgtgaagcagtaatcccaacGGAAATCCATGTACCAACTACCAGAAGCAGCCTGAACACCGTAGACGAGAACAAGCCATTACTGCAGGATAGCCTAACCCTGGCAGAAGAATTAAGGGATGCAGCCAGAATCAGAATCGCCTCCTACCAgcaaacagtagccagaagctaCAACAGAAATGTAAACATCAGGgtattcaaggaaggagacctagtcctacgaAAAATATTCCCAAATACAAAGGACAAGAATACTAGCAAACTAGCTCCTGCATGGGAAGGACCttacctgattgattcaatagtaggacagggagcttacaggctacaaaccttggacggagaaatgatccccagatcctggaacatctcCCACCTAAAACTATTTCATGTATAAACTTATTATTCTATACTTCAAACCAGGTAAGGCCATTTAACTTTATCTCTTACCTGGCAATGTTTTATATGACCCCTGAATGAAATAACAACATGACTTTTCTATGACTCAATACATGCTTTCCTGCTAATTGTCATTTTTCCTGAATGCTTAGTTGCTATGTTCTTATTTACTCCTTATTCAATATAAGTACAAGTTTACCATATTATCATATTAAATCCTGAAACCTTGTTTTACGCCTTTTTCTATAAATTATCTAGATCATTGTAATCacaggcttaaacaaatattcaggattgagggctactccacccaacctgaacaacATCTAATAAATGCTTCACAAACCCTGGAATTTTTGCCACaccaaaaaaacacataaaaactgAGCTCTGTATGAAAAGAGAAGTATGATGGTGAAAAACGACCAGACCACTTGTCTtaatgccctcctgacaggctaaGGGCCATAAGCCCCCCTGACTGGCAACCACCCCTCTTACCCAGAAAAGCCCTCTAGACAGGCAAAAAGCAATGATTTCCTAAAAAGGgactgagggccataagccctcctgacaggcattatcTTAACAAAATGGCTCAAATCGCATTATTGCAGGTACTACTTAATTTAACCAAGGCATACAAAGGAACAGGAAAACATCTTCAAATTTTGTCAAATGAAAAGCAGAAAATTTAAAGTATGCCCGGGAAACATCCCTTCCTGGGTAGGACAAATACCAGCTAGCAACAAAAATTAAAGATAGTTTCTCGAGGGAACATCCCTCCTTGGATGGGCCAAAAAGTATTACCCTAAAGCTAAGTTATCAGCCTTCCTTGGAAGCAGTAGCAGAACTAATGCCCTCATCAGCTTCCTCCTCCACATCATCATCCTCTTCCTCGTCAGCCTCACCACTTTTTTCTTTGGACGGAGGAGAATCAACCTCGTCATCACCATGTAGCTTGCAAAGAATAGGATAGGTGGCATTAAGATCAGCCATATCTTGCTCTGGGTTCCAGTATGTCCTGACTTCATGGCATCTACACGACCCTTCCCAAAGAAATACATGGCAGCATCCTTGTATCTACCCTGCACCACATCCCTTTCAGCAGCCAGCTCCTTATTTACCTTCAACTGGTCCTGCATAGCCCGCTTCTCAGCCTTCAATTCTTCCTGGACTGTAACAAGCTTAGCCTGAATGGATTTCACAGCATTTTGAACAGACCCCAACTTGGACGTTTCCACAACCAGCCTTGCTTTGCCTGCCTCATTCCCCTTCTTCAGGCATTGTACCTCCCAGTCCAGGGTCTCTTGTTTAACATTGGAGGATTCCACCTCACAAGCACCTCTCAACATGTCATTTAGATTCTAAAAGCAAATCATAAATCGGGCAAACTAGAAATACATAACTAAAGAAAAACCAAAGAGAAAAGAGTTATACTTCCGGCAGCATGGTGACCAGGTTAGCAGCATGGTCCCTggaacgatacatagcagccaCTGCCTAGGCAGACAATTCTTCAGCTTGGTACTTGTAGTAGGGATTATCAACTAAGAAAGAGTGAGGCCAGATCTGTTTCTTAGCAAATTGAACATCAGAAAGCCTAGCCCTAACCTCCGTGACCTCACtcacaccaccaactccctcaGAAGACTCATCCGACCTTTTCCTCTTTCCAGCATGACTAGGACATCAACCATAACCCGAGTAGAAGACACCAATTGAGCCTCATGAGCATGCGCCTGGACTTGCAAAGTGCTATCACTCCATGTAGCTTCACTGCTCCGGGATTTTTCTCCCGTGATTTGAGAAACGCCTGCCTTTACTAAAGACAAGCCAAAACTAGCAATCCTTgcagaagccctggtagctaCACGACGAAACCCTATATCAGTAATACTAACTTGTGTTCAGGCAATaaaatttacaaagaaaagacaaaaACTTACTGCCTGAGGAAGAGGCCCCTGAAGCCTTGGCACCTCTAACAGCCTTATAAGTGCTCAAT is a genomic window containing:
- the LOC141627789 gene encoding uncharacterized protein LOC141627789; translation: MEADNKQDTQNHSNNPSNFGTPTPTKSKAEELDSDSGDTPNEEAIPDQSNAAIMMAMLQEIQKLHKKFEKIPGVSPTIEEANLESYADSPFMDEIAKIDQPKNFVGPSMRIYDGTTDPQSHVAYYKQRMVAASIPNLINSFNLQFASSRELEKRSSNQYRIKQNPGETIRAFLTRFNKEKVSIPIYVQAKAIGYIRLEEDKSFKAETTDSVSRYERSNRKSSNPRGSSSRPSPYTRPDRSEVNYDHEQGGHTTEECLGLRRQVAYLLKKGYLKDLMPSKSRESSKSGKDRERPQRDLPPTSPIYEVKFINGGSEICSLTSSGISDVHHDGLVITMQIGTARVLRILVDGGSSVNLIILDVLNAMKIDENQIIKKSNDLVGFSGETKNTLGEIYLPTYVEGVSSYERFGVLDCLSSYNTILGRLWIHNVRAIPSTYHQCVKIPTEWGIATIKGEQKFAQECYIESLKPSKTGSDVTDNISQNKYVFLRINLHVLPDPILI